In Naumovozyma dairenensis CBS 421 chromosome 2, complete genome, the following are encoded in one genomic region:
- the NDAI0B00550 gene encoding DEAD/DEAH box helicase family protein, translating to MNVSEITFTESDLSILRQFHQVKPQFIESTHELFLQIYSTVRQRYHRRPYLGSFANQGLGEVFPKDLQIPTIQKYSSLAAPFVYLIEVFPQLSFAQDIDSADLTDPPKSVDSMANWFTKKLLPGSSPSIWFLLLRVCCYNWTDVSLSYPALHKLNGYRQFVDSIRALATYSVLYRYLNHGAIAGDSKADEIFLTSVSEPWNWTKNMYHKLATAYQDYTKFNVKVCKPDAVLISGKKFSRSYIQEFYANVVARYDGRIEELRKYFADVWSVEAIAESVLNKGPNSKFVESRVVPKSSLFFIFDHATLLAQVPHPKSGVTIEPDVVAKIVTEMGVCLMWMIYFSSTGPYRFPDMVILKYAGNNRNLFIDAESRCFDIITSYSKTRTANYLCKSLDKKTSDYLFYYIFVARAVLKHALGKDYCNMSRDLFQETDTVAEQYLLRSYLARSVGGGDSEDDFDPVKYSSNVLNSFVFVDGLSHTLMHYHKFQSLLKVYPMSVDRSSRSSFRELRHGMIKLVREYVKVEGEDMDVMNVKERLAGHSAATGQGIYGNDVEIGVGADASLEEKYASLINSAWQNWLGLGYSKEREEGESAVARDACVKKYFSSNGSIKDLFVAGKKLYGKEFQFREGQFDVAVEIYLSGTQIIPIQALPGFGKTALFQIPLVALSYGELKDCFICVCPLCCLLSNMKLRLSSSGIDCGILKDLFVNGPAVEEKNLFCDVYVGTFNDLGSENFVRLVNNWYNIYQDCILGMIVIDEFHNLETEQSYRGQSFRLIPEINFNLAWKVVVMTGTAGEKGMVKPMKFIGYDKEMCTSMVSNKNRILYFDLVNQIPLKNIVKKFQVFERSTVAETEVGKLVDSIYGV from the coding sequence ATGAATGTTAGCGAAATTACGTTCACTGAATCAGACTTATCAATTTTACGCCAGTTCCATCAGGTCAAACCTCAATTCATCGAGTCCACTCATGAGTTGTTTCTCCAAATTTATTCTACTGTTAGACAAAGATACCACCGTCGTCCATACTTGGGTTCTTTTGCTAACCAAGGTCTTGGTGAAGTCTTTCCAAAGGATCTTCAAATCCCTACGATTCAAAAATACTCCTCTTTAGCTGCCCCTTTTGTTTACCTAATTGAAGTTTTCCCTCAGTTATCGTTTGCTCAAGATATTGACTCTGCCGACCTAACTGACCCTCCAAAATCAGTTGATTCTATGGCTAATTGGTTTACCAAAAAATTGTTACCTGGCTCCTCACCTTCAATATGGTTTTTATTGTTGAGAGTCTGCTGTTACAATTGGACTGATGTGTCTTTGTCTTATCCAGCTCTTCATAAGTTGAATGGATATCGTCAATTTGTTGACTCCATTAGGGCTTTGGCTACTTATTCTGTTTTATATAGATACCTTAATCATGGTGCTATTGCAGGTGATTCAAAGGCTGATGAAATTTTCCTTACTAGTGTTAGTGAACCTTGGAATTGGACCAAGAATATGTACCACAAATTGGCAACTGCTTATCAAGATTATACCAAGTTCAACGTCAAGGTCTGTAAACCTGATGCTGTGTTAATCTCTGGTAAAAAATTCTCCAGATCTTACATCCAAGAATTTTATGCCAATGTTGTTGCCAGATATGATGGTCGTATTGAAGAGTTACGTAAATACTTTGCTGACGTCTGGTCCGTAGAAGCTATTGCTGAGTCTGTTCTTAACAAGGGCCCCAATTCCAAATTCGTTGAGAGTAGAGTTGTTCCTAAGAGTTCattgttttttatattcGATCATGCAACCTTACTAGCCCAAGTTCCTCATCCCAAATCTGGTGTTACCATTGAACCTGATGTCGTTGCTAAAATTGTGACTGAAATGGGTGTGTGCTTAATGtggatgatatatttttcaagtACTGGTCCTTACAGATTCCCAGATATGGTTATCTTAAAGTATGCTGGTAATAACAGAAATTTGTTTATCGATGCAGAATCTAGATGTTTCGATATCATTACTTCCTATTCCAAAACAAGAACAGCTAATTATTTATGCAAGTCTTTGGATAAGAAAACTTCAGATTACTTATTTTATTACATTTTTGTCGCAAGAGCAGTGTTGAAACATGCTCTCGGTAAGGATTATTGTAACATGAGCAGAGATTTATTCCAAGAAACTGACACAGTTGCAGAACAGTATTTACTAAGAAGTTACTTGGCCAGATCAGTTGGTGGTGGTGATTcagaagatgattttgatcCTGTTAAATATTCCAGTAATGTTTTGAATTCCTTTGTGTTCGTTGATGGTCTGTCTCATACGTTGATGCATTACCATAAATTCCAATCGTTGTTGAAGGTGTACCCAATGTCTGTTGATAGGTCTTCGAGGTCGTCTTTTAGAGAGTTGAGACATGGAATGATCAAGCTAGTTCGTGAATATGTTAAAGTTGAAGGTGAAGATATGGATGTGATGAATGTAAAAGAGAGACTAGCTGGTCATTCTGCTGCAACTGGTCAAGGTATCTACGGTAACGATGTTGAGATTGGTGTTGGTGCAGATGCGTCGTTGGAGGAGAAATACGCTTCCTTAATCAATAGTGCCTGGCAAAATTGGTTAGGGCTTGGTTATAGcaaagaaagagaagaaggTGAGTCTGCTGTAGCTAGGGATGCATGTGTCAAGAAATActtttcatcaaatggtTCTATCAAGGATTTGTTTGTTGCCGGTAAGAAGTTGTATGGTAAggaatttcaattcagaGAAGGTCAATTTGATGTTGCTGtggaaatttatttatcaGGCACTCAGATCATCCCTATTCAAGCTCTTCCAGGTTTTGGGAAAACTGCTCTGTTTCAGATTCCTTTGGTTGCATTATCTTATGGTGAACTAAAAGACTGTTTCATTTGTGTTTGTCCCTTATGTTGTTTGCTATCGAATATGAAACTAAGACTATCTTCAAGTGGTATTGATTGTGGTATTCTCAAGGATTTGTTTGTTAATGGTCCAGCTGTTGAAGAGAAAAACTTGTTTTGTGATGTTTATGTTGGCACCTTTAACGATTTAGGTTCTGAGAATTTTGTCCGGTTGGTCAATAATTGgtacaatatatatcaagATTGTATTCTAGGTATGATTGTCATTGATGAGTTTCACAACTTAGAGACTGAACAATCGTACCGTGGACAATCTTTTAGATTGATTCCTGAGATTAACTTTAATCTTGCTTGGAAGGTGGTGGTGATGACAGGTACTGCTGGTGAAAAGGGTATGGTCAAACCTATGAAATTTATTGGTTATGACAAGGAGATGTGTACGTCGATGGTGTCCAATAAGAACAGAATCTTGTACTTTGATTTGGTTAATCAAATTCCTCTCAAGAATATTGTGAAGAAGTTCcaagtttttgaaagatcTACTGTGGCAGAGACTGAGGTAGGAAAGTTGGTAGATAGTATTTATGGAGTATGA
- the NDAI0B00580 gene encoding uncharacterized protein, with the protein MWAHVSHRSNELASKDFDTAFRYEIIEISDGNITKMRGKEFFEKLKIEHKSIRVFLVPSFYHDLYKGSLGPDEMVGYFFFKEQYFRISKTYFIKVGTNIVISLQDGVFDTEVAHELVDEFSAVNIFPDTTEWYLGCSIQRLTFLMEKTLKTWEDIYHLSAEETGHDPTEEIAKLDKIERLLNSAPAMLSVNLTIAGGLTEEESVERIKYLHRLIVSAKQRIYDDKLILFRRIHPRQPPTLFAGLVALMQTIMRLFTPVLTTLFQLRSISNITKFVILLMAIIVSNVWFTLFPQKFLTDAVTIIHEEIWHLWQLLRAWNLWQLIRTWHLWQLLRTRLGW; encoded by the coding sequence ATGTGGGCGCACGTCTCGCATAGATCAAATGAACTCGCCTCGAAGGATTTCGATACAGCATTTAGATATGaaataattgaaattagTGACGGAAACATCACAAAGATGAGGGGGAAGGAgttttttgaaaagttaAAAATCGAACATAAAAGCATAAGAGTATTTTTAGTTCCCTCATTTTACCATGATTTATATAAGGGTTCTTTAGGTCCAGACGAAATGGTCGgatactttttttttaaagagCAATACTTCCGCATCTCCAAAACTTATTTCATTAAAGTAGGAACAAATATTGTAATTAGCCTCCAAGATGGTGTTTTCGACACTGAAGTCGCTCATGAGTTGGTAGATGAATTCTCTGCTGTTAACATATTTCCTGACACTACTGAATGGTACTTAGGTTGCTCTATTCAACGACTTACTTTTCTTATGGAGAAAACACTCAAAACGTGGGAAGACATATATCATCTATCGGCCGAGGAGACTGGTCACGACCCTACGGAAGAGATTGCTAAACtagataaaattgaaaggtTATTGAACTCAGCCCCCGCGATGTTGTCAGTGAATTTAACGATCGCTGGAGGGTTAACCGAGGAGGAATCTGTagaaagaataaaatatctCCATAGGTTGATCGTATCCGCAAAACAAAGAATATATGACGATAAACTCATCCTCTTTCGTCGCATACACCCCAGGCAGCCCCCAACATTATTTGCTGGGTTAGTAGCACTAATGCAAACAATTATGAGATTGTTTACTCCGGTACTGACTACTCTCTTTCAATTAAGAAGCATTAGTAATATCACAAAATTTGTCATTTTGCTGATGGCTATAATTGTATCAAATGTATGGTTTACCCTGTTTCCGCAAAAGTTTCTTACCGATGCAGTGACCATCATTCACGAAGAAATATGGCATCTATGGCAATTATTAAGAGCATGGAATCTATGGCAACTAATAAGGACATGGCATCTATGGCAACTATTAAGAACACGGTTGGGGTGGTAA
- the NDAI0B00560 gene encoding uncharacterized protein gives MDLVTVNGLKLRKPFSESRRKSNIWWFLPNYFSNNSTSTANTFSVKQESWILDEPTTFALDNEPSSHWIFKECIMKYFLTDTGRSFPGTVVEAPFHKLMLKGGNPALLVLEPYLFEEEGFYSCNIEEPGKELLKTKFDFEYPELDSLLCRIHIYTDVQYEGYSYEASYKASENSIKPDKILFLPPSRYSNIPLQAVFYGFSPEDAIIYRDLLIVYRIRAIRRGYKPTMDKVLSVFFDPPYEIYVIPSPHGNDSKQENMEVDHCEDVTEEKRRTHQAYFMLKMKYMLGDKLKYSTFSELLENTNHAYFESIFLEESNDFES, from the coding sequence ATGGACCTTGTCACTGTCAATGGATTGAAGTTAAGGAAGCCATTTTCGGAgtcaagaagaaagagTAATATTTGGTGGtttcttccaaattatttctCTAATAACAGTACATCTACTGCAAATACATTTTCCGTAAAACAAGAAAGTTGGATTTTAGATGAACCTACTACTTTTGCTCTGGATAACGAGCCTTCGTCACATTGGATTTTCAAAGAGTGTATCATGAAGTATTTCTTAACTGATACAGGGCGTAGCTTCCCTGGCACTGTCGTAGAGGCTCCGTTTCATAAGTTGATGTTAAAAGGTGGTAATCCCGCTCTGCTTGTCTTGGAGCCATACCTTTTTGAGGAAGAAGGTTTTTATTCCTGTAATATCGAAGAACCAggtaaagaattattgaaaacgAAGTTCGATTTTGAATATCCAGAACTGGACAGCTTGCTCTGCCGCATACATATTTACACAGATGTTCAATATGAGGGCTACTCCTATGAAGCATCCTATAAGGCATCTGAAAACTCCATAAAACCAGATaagattttatttttaccGCCCTCTCGATATTCCAACATTCCACTTCAAGCTGTTTTTTATGGGTTTTCTCCAGAGGATGCAATAATATACAGGGATTTGTTAATTGTTTACAGAATTCGAGCAATCCGACGCGGCTATAAACCAACGATGGATAAAGTCTTGAGTGTCTTTTTTGACCCACcatatgaaatatatgtcATCCCTTCCCCGCATGGGAACGATTCCAAGCAAGAAAATATGGAGGTGGATCATTGTGAAGACGTCACAGAGGAGAAGCGTCGAACTCACCAAGCTTACTTTatgttgaaaatgaaatacaTGTTGGgtgataaattgaaatattcgACATTTTCTGAACTACTTGAGAATACAAATCATGCGTATTTTGAAAGTATCTTCCTAGAAGAGTCTAATGATTTCGAGTCGTAA
- the NDAI0B00570 gene encoding uncharacterized protein: MKTHNHTKRYNNLDAKRVSYGCDNGNCGLAKIAMEDRALEEEDYDNKDGPQCPDDACDIYIFILRGSNIIAFRYPNRKQIIYFLYFIIKTHLVRLF; the protein is encoded by the coding sequence atgaaaaCTCATAATCATACTAAACGTTACAATAATCTTGATGCAAAACGGGTTTCTTATGGCTGCGATAATGGTAACTGTGGTTTAGCCAAAATTGCCATGGAAGATCGTGCtttagaagaagaggatTATGATAATAAGGATGGTCCTCAATGCCCTGACGATGCCtgtgatatatatatcttcatACTACGGGGTTCAAATATTATTGCTTTCAGGTATCCTAACCGGAAGCAAATAATATACTTTTTATACTTTATAATTAAAACACATTTAGTTCGTCTGTTTTGA
- the CAB4 gene encoding putative pantetheine-phosphate adenylyltransferase (similar to Saccharomyces cerevisiae YGR277C; ancestral locus Anc_5.17), with translation MRVGVIFDWFGKPDYNEFENILRNCLKNVRFGEQTQITTNADALDIVLVHDKESLISSIYLDKILGKLYSIARDILLEHEYFLLPINVLFDGSDYDNIQWDIMFMNTHEFSLIEKDKFHYRESQTFEQRNMGSRNGTGSSMDDQTINDKNEYKVTALGGTFDHIHDGHKILLTMAAFLTSDRLIVGVTDEELLVNKKYKEQLENFDKRCLNVMTFVHLVKPSLRVEIVPIKDVCGPTGTVPEIEALVVSRETIAGGQVVNDTRQQRKMHPLAIHVVNVLGGNEEDGWREKLSSTEVRKLISEHRE, from the coding sequence ATGAGAGTTGGTGTAATTTTTGATTGGTTTGGTAAACCTGATTATAATGAATTCGAAAATATACTGAGGAATTGCCTGAAAAATGTCAGGTTTGGGGAGCAAACGCAAATAACAACGAATGCTGACGCCTTGGATATAGTCCTGGTACACGACAAGGAATCCCTTATATCATCGATATATTTAGATAAGATCCTGGGTAAATTGTACAGTATAGCAAGAGATATTCTACTGGAACATGAGTATTTCCTATTACCCATCAatgtattatttgatgGATCTGATTATGATAATATACAATGGGATATAATGTTTATGAATACTCATGAGTTTTCTTTGATTGAGAAAGATAAGTTCCATTACCGAGAGAGTCAAACATTTGAACAAAGGAATATGGGATCAAGAAATGGCACAGGAAGTTCCATGGATGATCAAACTATCAACgataaaaatgaatacAAAGTAACCGCGCTAGGGGGAACTTTTGATCATATACATGATGGtcataaaatattattaactATGGCTGCATTTTTAACATCGGATAGGTTAATTGTGGGTGTTACCGATGAGGAATTGTTGGTgaataagaaatataaagaacaaCTGGAGAATTTCGACAAGAGATGTTTGAATGTAATGACTTTTGTTCATTTAGTGAAACCATCATTAAGAGTAGAAATAGTACCAATAAAGGATGTATGTGGGCCAACTGGAACAGTTCCAGAAATCGAGGCTTTGGTGGTCAGCAGGGAGACAATTGCAGGTGGACAAGTAGTTAATGACACAAGACAGCAACGAAAGATGCATCCATTAGCAATACATGTCGTAAATGTCTTGGGTGGGAACGAAGAAGATGGATGGAGAGAGAAACTAAGTAGTACAGAGGTCCGAAAACTTATATCTGAACATAGAGAATAG
- the NDAI0B00575 gene encoding uncharacterized protein, which translates to MEFASINGLKLRKPFPESRIKNKILGFLSNCFSNNSTSATNTYSVKEESWILDEPTTFALDYRKSTNWIFKDCIMKYFLTDKGRSFPDTMLETPFHKQMLRGDYYTLLVLGPNLFKEQAFYSCDIEEAGKELIKTKYNFSASDFWRLLHGIHDFTYVQYEGYCYKECCKLSKTLSKPDKMLFLPPSRYSSIPLQAMFYGFSPEDAIVYRDLLIVYRIRSIRRGHKPTIDNVLNVFFDPPYEIYVIPSPHGDNSREEYIEVHHCEDVTDEERQAYQAYFMLKMKYMMGDKLKYSTFSELLEDTNHAYSESVYLEESNHSQSHCSPLCDEPAKIELLHHAF; encoded by the coding sequence ATGGAGTTTGCCTCTATCAACGGCCTGAAGTTAAGGAAACCATTTCCGGAGTCaagaataaagaataaaattttgGGGTTCCTTTCAAATTGTTTCTCTAATAACAGTACATCTGCTACAAACACATATTCCgtgaaagaagaaagttgGATTTTAGATGAACCTACTACTTTTGCTCTGGATTACCGAAAGTCGACAAATTGgattttcaaagattgtatcatgaaatatttcttaacTGATAAAGGGCGTAGCTTCCCTGATACTATGTTAGAGACTCCGTTTCACAAGCAGATGTTAAGGGGCGATTACTACACTTTACTTGTCTTAGGCCCAAACCTTTTTAAGGAACAAGCGTTTTATTCTTGTGATATCGAAGAAGCAGGTAAAGAATTAATCAAAactaaatataatttttctgcCTCAGACTTCTGGAGGTTGCTCCATGGTATCCATGATTTTACCTATGTTCAGTATGAGGGCTATTGCTATAAGGAATGTTGTAAGCTATCTAAGACTCTCAGCAAACCAGACAAGATGTTATTTTTACCGCCCTCTCGATATTCTAGCATTCCGCTTCAAGCCATGTTTTATGGGTTTTCTCCAGAGGACGCAATAGTATACAGGGATTTGTTGATCGTTTACAGAATCCGATCAATACGACGTGGTCATAAACCGACAATAGACAACGTCTTGAATGTCTTTTTCGATCCACcatatgaaatatatgtcATCCCTTCCCCACATGGGGACAATTCGAGggaagaatatattgaagTACATCATTGTGAAGACGTCACAGATGAGGAACGTCAAGCTTACCAAGCTTACTTTATgctaaaaatgaaatacaTGATGGgtgataaattgaaatattcaactTTTTCTGAACTACTTGAGGATACAAATCATGCCTATTCTGAGAGTGTATATCTAGAGGAGTCTAATCATTCCCAGTCGCACTGCTCACCTTTATGTGATGAACCAgcaaaaattgaattacTACATCATGCCTTCTAA
- the NDAI0B00595 gene encoding uncharacterized protein — MVHLSTTLIHGDDKLNRVTYVAPPINVSTTFRFDSNNLIPANEVKDFLQSIDENPVYAKESYPNSSRVQAVLSDLLGGHAVIYNSGCSFFHALMCHYNPKRFFMDGGYFGVHAIADLLTRNYGLEQQFLDEIEEFAQAGDIVHLETPLNPFGTSSDMEALGERVHTKGAILSIDATLASPPLQDAWKFGADIILHSATKYSGGHSDLLAGVLVVKTKEQAYELIEDRIHLGTNIGNLESYLLLRLLSTYEMRIMKQEKNTRKVIIYLNENKSKFNKVVNKIYHSSSQDDDFIQKQLSGLYCPVFAITLHSIDQCKELPLHLKYFQHATSLGAAESLIEWRAVSDVDIDQCLIGVSIGCENADDLIKDLENALQILQNK; from the coding sequence aTGGTTCACTTATCGACTACTCTTATTCATGGCGATGATAAACTAAACCGTGTCACATATGTTGCTCCTCCAATCAATGTTTCGACGACCTTCCGCTTCGATAGCAACAACTTGATTCCAGCTAATGAAGTTAAGGATTTCTTGCAGTCTATTGATGAGAATCCTGTGTATGCAAAAGAATCTTACCCTAACAGTTCAAGGGTACAAGCTGTTCTCTCTGATTTGTTAGGTGGACATGCAGTAATCTACAATTCTGGTTGTTCTTTCTTCCATGCATTAATGTGTCATTATAACCCAAAGAGATTTTTCATGGATGGTGGTTATTTTGGGGTCCATGCTATTGCAGACCTTCTTACTCGGAACTATGGTTTAGAACAACAGTTTttagatgaaattgaagaatttgcTCAAGCTGGTGATATTGTACATCTTGAAACACCTTTAAACCCCTTTGGGACATCTAGTGATATGGAAGCTCTTGGCGAGAGAGTTCATACTAAAGGTGCCATCTTATCAATTGATGCGACATTGGCTTCTCCACCTTTGCAAGATGCGTGGAAATTTGGTGCAGATATTATCCTTCATTCAGCAACAAAATATTCTGGCGGACACTCTGATCTGCTAGCTGGTGTTCTTGTTGTTAAAACTAAAGAACAAGCTTACgaattaattgaagataGGATTCATTTGGGGACAAATATTGGAAACTTGGAAAGTTATTTGTTATTGAGATTGTTAAGTACCTACGAGATGAGAATAATGAAGcaggaaaaaaatacaagaaAGGTCATCATTTATCTGAATGAGaataaatccaaatttaataaagtagtgaataaaatatatcattcttcttcacaagatgatgatttcaTTCAGAAACAATTATCAGGTTTATACTGTCCTGTCTTTGCCATTACTTTACATTCTATTGATCAATGTAAAGAATTACCTTTGCATTTGAAATACTTTCAACATGCTACATCACTCGGTGCGGCTGAATCATTGATTGAATGGAGAGCAGTGAGTGATGTAGACATTGATCAATGTTTGATCGGAGTTTCAATCGGTTGTGAAAATGCTGACgatttaattaaagatCTCGAAAATGCTTTACAAATCTTACAAAACAAATAA
- the NDAI0B00590 gene encoding uncharacterized protein, with the protein MSKIYKTVQKLPDQTDLAQLIKTQTEGAGMLEGVEDINTPAVGDKPSVHKGLSAVSVAAFLNNSQISQADKDIFIAMLQTRGSPMKSTNGVPKQKTIADIRYSLKSFDYFDGEGGNKVTMDTWARRLRFKIGKVQLQGADAVDLLGDLLTGSAANWFFDNIEKIPNYETKDFHFFVDLIVDKYKWKDYAIDKTERIKNHRIQTPEDVFKFEQLVSALGDGYFTDDAVKCLFISSLPEDLKLYAKLNVPISADAAYNWAIPLLQDRRIEKRSRSDNTYQQRKKIKVNKVNKKRSHFGKLGHDDSTCWTLHSKNDSKQV; encoded by the coding sequence ATGAGTAAGATCTATAAAACAGTGCAAAAGTTACCAGACCAAACTGATTTGGCACAATTAATCAAGACTCAAACTGAGGGCGCTGGTATGTTAGAAGGTGTTGAAGACATTAACACACCAGCCGTGGGAGACAAACCATCTGTTCATAAAGGTTTGTCGGCTGTGAGTGTTGCTGCGTTTTTAAACAATAGTCAGATTTCTCAAGCtgataaagatatttttattgCAATGCTGCAAACCAGAGGTTCCCCAATGAAATCGACAAATGGAGTTCCCAAGCAAAAAACGATTGCGGATATCAGATATTCTCTTAAGAGTTTTGATTATTTCGATGGGGAAGGTGGAAACAAAGTCACCATGGACACTTGGGCTAGAAGGCTTCGCTTTAAAATCGGGAAAGTACAGCTCCAAGGTGCAGACGCTGTTGATTTGTTAGGTGACCTTTTAACAGGTTCTGCAGCAAACTGGTTCTTCGATAACATCGAGAAAATCCCAAACTATGAAACTAAGGACTTCCATTTCTTTGTAGATTTGATTGTAGATAAATACAAATGGAAAGATTACGCCATTGATAAGACGGAACGGATCAAGAATCATAGGATCCAGACTCCCGAAGATGTATTCAAGTTCGAACAGCTTGTTTCAGCTTTAGGTGATGGTTACTTCACTGACGATGCTGTAAAGTGTTTGTTTATATCATCACTTCCAGAAGATTTAAAGCTTTACGCTAAATTGAATGTACCTATTTCAGCTGACGCAGCGTATAATTGGGCAATTCCTCTTTTACAGGATAGAAGGATCGAGAAGAGATCTCGATCTGACAATACTTATCAacaaaggaagaagataaagGTGAACAAGGTTAATAAAAAGCGTTCCCATTTTGGTAAATTGGGGCATGATGACAGTACTTGTTGGACTCTTCACTCGAAAAACGACTCCAAACAGGTTTAG